The Polyangium mundeleinium genome contains the following window.
TGGGAGTTCACGACCCGGACGAAAGCGTCCTTCTCGGGCCGCTGGAGCGGGGTTCATGGGACGACCCCTTCCGCTGCAAGGAGGGTCGTGGGCGCGCTCCGTCGCCGGCGTCTTCGCACTCCTGCTGCTCGGCTGCGGTGCCGCTGAAACACCGCCCAACCTCGACGCCGCCTGCCACGACCTCGTCGTCCCAGCCTGCGGTTCCGTCGAAATACCGGCCGACGTCGTCTCTGCCTGTCATGACCTCTTCCTCCGGCGCGTCGCATTCGCCGAGCGCTGCACCGGCCCCAGCGTGCTGCCCTCCGCCGCCGACGAGCAGGCCTATGTCGACACGTGCGCCGGCATTGCCACGGCGCCGGGCGTCACCCTCACGCCCCTGGACATCAAGGCCTGCGCCGACCAGATGGATGCCTCGCCCTGCCTGGGCGGAGGCGTGTTCCCCTCGTGCGTCGGTTATGGCGGCGACCTGCTCTATCCCGGACACGACAAGAAGGGCACCTTCACGCTGGGCGATGTGTGCTTTGCCAACGTGCAATGCCAGAGCGGCCATTGCGACCACAGCGTCCTCGAGACCTGCGGCGTCTGCAAACGCGCCCGCGCAGACGGCGAGAGCTGCACGGAGGCGACGGACCTCTGCGTCGAGGGGAGCTGCCGGGAAGGGACATGCCAGCCCCCCGGCAAGAAGCTGGGGGAGGAATGCATCTCGCACGGAATCGAGTGCCAGTTGACGCTGTACTGCAAGCACACCGATTCTGGCCCATCATGGGGCACATGCGTCCCCCGCGGCCAGGCCGGCGCGTCGTGCGATGCGAACAACTATTGCGCGGACGGGCTCTCCTGCAGGGGAGGGGTCTGTGAGACGCTCGCGGCCAACGGCGCGGGCTGCTCGGACGACGCCATGTGCGCCTCTACCTGGTGCAAGGGGGGCACCTGCGCGACGAGGCCCACCGGGCTCACCGAGGGCGAAAGCTGCTCGGTGGGCTTTTGCCGCGCGGACCTCCTTTGCGACGAGAGCGCGGTATGCACGGCGCCCACGTACCTACCGGACGGCGCCGCCTGCACGAGCGCGAGCTTCCCCAAGGTCCAATGCGAGCCGGGGCTCTACTGCCACGAGGAATGCTCGCCCGGCAGCGATTGCCAGGGCGCGTGTCGACCCTATCCCCAGCCCGGCGAGCCTTGCACGTCCCTCTCCTGCGCCGCGGGCGCCTACTGCACGGTGTCCGACCCCACCGACCTGACGAAGAGCCTCTGTGTGAAATGGGGAAGCCCGGGCGAGGCTTGCCCGTGTGCGCACGGGCTCGCCTGCGTCTCCGGCGTGTGTGTCGCCTATGGCGTGTGCCAGTGACCGCGCGATGAGGGGACGGGGGGTCGATCGTTGCGGGCAGAGGGGTATATGACGAGAATGAACGTGCTGCTCCGCTCACGCGCACTGGTCGCCAGCACGGGTTTGCTGTTGGGGTCCTGCCACGCGCCCGATCGGCGCGCCGATGCGTCCACCACCGATTCCGCGGCGACCCAGGCCGATTCCGCGCCTCCCACCCCCGGCGCTGGGGTCGCCGCGGGAGCGCCGCCCAAGGTCGAGCGCGCCTGCACGCGGGACGACGACTGCGCCGTGGCGCGGGTGGAGGTCGCGGGCGCGTACATGTGCTGCGCGGGTTGCGGGACGACGCCTGGCACGCGCCGCTGGCACGCGGATCTGCAGCGAACCTGCGCGGCCCACCCACCTTCGGCGTGCCCGCCGCTCGCGTGCCCGGAGGGGCCCACGCGCGCCGTCTGCCGCGACGGCCTCTGCGAGGCGACGGCGACGGGCCCTGACGGACAGCCCATGCGCGTACCGGTCGAGCAGCGATGCCTCCCCGCGATGGTCTGCGACGCGTGGGCCGGCTGCGCCCTCATGACCGGAAATGCGCAGGACGGGTGGTTCGTCGCCGAGGGCGAGGGCGAGCAGGTCCCGCGCGGCGAGCTGGCCACGGTGAAGAACGTGTGCACCGTGGGTGATCGCTGCGAGGCGGCGCGGGTCCTGCCGTCCGGCGTGCTCTGCCCGCCCTGGAGCACGCCGCCGCGCATCGAAGCGCCGCCCTACACATGCGCCCTGGAAGGCGGGAAATGCCGCTCCCGCTCCGCGCCCCCTCCCCCCGGCACCCACGCCCCATGAGGGAGGCGGGTCACCACCCAAGGAACTGCGACCCATACCGTGCCCCGCGCGGCGAGCACTCCAGGGCGGCCATCTCCTCGGCCTGCGGCGCGGCGAGCTTCGTGAACGACCCGCCTGCGTCGCTGGAGATCACCCAATCGCCCCCCTCGAGCCGCGCCACGACGTGGGGTCCAGCCACGCAGGCATCTTCCGCTGCGGAGGGGAACGGCGACACCCTCCTCTGCTTCGCATCGGCGAGCTCAATCACTCCAATGCCCACCGGCCCGCTGTCTTGCTGCATCAGGAACGTGAGCACCCCGTTTTCGATCGAAGCGCTGGACGGCGGCGAGGCCGATTCCGATGCCCCTCTCCAGACGGAATGGACGGTAGCCCCCCCATCCGTCGACGCCGCGACCCACAACTCGCCGGGCTTGCCGCGGCCAAGGAGCGCAATCGTGCTGCCGTCGGCCGACGCCGCGAGGGTCGGCTGCACGTCCGCCGGCCAGCCGAGGGTCTCCTTGGCGCTGCTCCGGGAGAACTTGCCATCCCTTCCGCGCGCGACAACGAGCAGACGCGCCTTTTGACCCTCGAACGTCCCGGAGACGTACATCTTGTCGCCGGCCATTGCGTACGAGCCCAGCGCGATCGCCCCGTCGAGGGCGCCGACGCGTGTCCAGGTCTTTCCGAGATCGGCGCTGTGCCAGAAATGGACCCGCGCAGGCTCCTCGGGGCCCATGCAATGCACCCATAACGACGTCCCGCTCGCGTCGATCTCCGCCGGCCCGCCTGCGCAGGTCCAGGGCGCCTTGCTCTTCGACAACGCGCCCTTGTTCCCCGAGAGCAGGACAAACGGCTCGGCCTCGGAAGCGTACGACAGCGCCACCACGAACGATCCATCCGCGAGCGCCACGAAATCCACGGCGCCCTGCGGCGGGGCCTGCCCCGCGAAGGGCGAATCCTTCACCCATGCAGAGGACGTGCTCGTCGCCTTCGCGTCCTCCGTCGTCGCGGACGCAGGCGGAGCAACCACGGCGGGCGCGCCGCCGCAGCCCGCGATCCACAAGAGCATCGATAGGGAAATGATTCGAGCTGACATGAGGGGCGCGTTGTCCCGCTTCGGGTGCGGGGTGTCAAGCCGGAGGCAGCAGTCGCCGGGCTGCCTATCACGAAAGCCAAACGCGGCCGAGCTCCCTCGCGCGGACGTGCTCCGGAACCGCGAGATAACGCTCCTTGAAATCAGCGTCCTCGATCTTGGCAGCGCGCCTCTCGATGACCCACAACGTCGCCTCGAGCCCCCGGCGCGCCGCCTCCATGTCACCGTCCGCGGCGAGCGCCTCCGCGATGGCCAGACGCAGCGGGATCTCGGAATGGCCGACGCATCCGCCGAGGTGCGTGATGCAGCGGAGGCCTTCCTCCGCGGCGCTTCGGATCGCTTCCGGGTGCCCCTCGCGGAGACGTATTTCGATGCGCGTCCGGTGGACCTCCGGGCGCCAGCAGCGAAAGTCTGCCATTCTCGCGAGCGCGCTCTCGGTCGCCTCCCATGCCTCGGCGAGGCGCCCCTCGGCGAGGAGGCCCCGCGAGAGCGCGCCATACGCCGGCCCCACGACGCCATTGGTGCCCTGAAGCTCGATGAGCTGCCTCGCCAGGGAGATGAGCTCGTCCCGCTGCTCCGGCTTGCAGCGCTCCGCGAGCAGGCGCGCCAGATACAGCCGGGCGAGGGTCACCGACCACGGATCGTTTGCGTCGAGCCCTCGCCGAATGACCTCGCGCAGCTCCCTCTCCCCGTCCTCGGCCGCGCCGACCGCCGAGAGCCCAATGCCGAGGACGATCTGCCCGATCCTCTGCCAGCGCCTGGCCGACGCGCCTGCGAACGCCGCCTCCATCCGGATCGAATCCGCGTAGGCCAGGAAGGGATCGTCCCCCAGGAAATACTCGAACGTGGATCGACCATTGTAGACGTATCCGAGCTCGTACAGCGCGCTCTCCGGCACGCGCGGGGTGAATGCGTCGAGCCGCACCCGCACGCGGAGCGCTCGCTCGAGGCGACCCATCATCGTGAGCATGTGGAAGATCATCGACGCCGCCTGGCAATAACTCGCCTCGGCGCCAGGCTCGGGGTCCGTGCCCCAGATCGCGCTTTCGAGCACGGTCATTTCCTGCCCCATATCCATGTTGGGGAGCGCGTGGGCGAGGAAGCTCAGCACCCTGCACCAGGGGACGCTGCCGCGCGGCAAAAGCTCGAGCGCCTCCCTGCCCATGCGAGATTGGGCCTCCCAGCCCTCGCGCCAGAAGCACACCTCGAGCTTCAAGGCGAGGAGCTGCCCTCGCACCGCCCCGCTCGCGCCGCACGCGAGCCCCCGTTCGACCGCGCTCCAGAGCCCGTCGTGATCGTCCCTCTGGTACGATTGCTCGGCCGCGCGGAGATAATGGTGCGTCGCACGCTCCATGTCCCCGCCGCGATAGGCATGCGCGGCCAGCACGACCGGCTCGGTTTCCCCCGCACGCTCCAGGTACGAGAGCGCGAGCCGGTGACCGAGCGTCCGGTCGTCCTTGGCGAGCAGGTCGTACGTCGCGTCGCGCAGGAGCGCGTGGCGAAAACGATACTCGACCTCTCCGGCGAAGCGGCTCGTGGGTTGTTTCTCGACGAGCTCCGCCTGGACGATCTCGTTCAGCCAGCCATCCGTCTGCTGGACGGTCCGCTCCTCGCCGAGCAGGGCGGACACGCCGCCCCGCCAGAAGGTTTGTCCGAAGACGCTCGCGGCGCAGAGCACCCGTCGAATCGCCGGATCGAGGCAAGAGAGCCGCGCCTGTAGCATCGCGAGGACGGTGTCCGGGTGCTCCTCGGATTTGCCTTCGGCGGCGGCACGAATGAGCTCTTCCAGAAACAGCGCATTGCCCGCGGCCTGCTCGACGATACGCGCCACCGCGCTCTTGGCGACGTCCGCGCCGAGCACCGCGGCGACCAGCCGCTCGGCCGCCTTTTTTCCGAGCGCCGCGAGACGTATTTGCTGGATCGAGCGTCGCTCCCATATCTTCGGAAAAATGTGGGTCACCTCGGGACGCGCGAAGGCGAGCACGCAAAAAGGCAGCTCTTTGAGCTCGCCCAGGGCCGTATCGACCAGCCGGACCGACGCCGGGTCTCCCCAGTGCAGATCTTCGAGCACGAGGAGGCAGGGGCGCGCCGCGCACTCCGCGCGGAAAAAGCGCAAAAACGCCTCCTGGATCTTTTCGTTCATGAGCTTCGGGTCGCTCTGCGCCGCGAGCAGCGCGGCGCTCGGCTCCGAGGCGGTGAGCCCGCACGAGACGGCGAGGAATTCGGCGACGCGCTCCGCGTCCTTGGGCGGCAGGTGCCTGCCCACGCGCGCCCGCAGCTTCTCCCCCTGCAGGGGCATGGGGTCGCCGACACACATGTCGGAGAGCCCGCGAAGCACATCGACGAACAACCCATAAGGCGAGCCCGCGGTCATCGGCGTGCCGCGCGCGTCGATGAGCTCGATGTCGAGCGAGCGCGCGCGGAGCCGGCGCAAGAGTTCGTGCTTCAGGCGGCTCTTCCCCACGCCGGGAGGCGAGATGACGAGCACGACACGTGGCTCCGCATTCTCGATGCATCCGTCGATCGTCGCGCCGAGGATGGACAACTCCTGCTCACGCCCCA
Protein-coding sequences here:
- a CDS encoding serine/threonine-protein kinase; amino-acid sequence: MPLSKGSFIAGRFTIEDLAGKGGMGEVYRARDGLTGAEVALKVLNEQTDGFEALERFAREARLLAELDHPGIVSYLSHGQAEDGRAFLAMEWLAGQDLGQRLTRGPLALRDCLTLAKCAADALAVAHRRGIVHRDIKPTNMFLRDDRLDRVTLLDFGIARQAFATTGITGTGFIMGTPGYMAPEQARGDFDIGPSADVFSLGCVLFECLTGKPPFVARDPIALLAKVLFEDVPAVESLRPDTPPELAALLARMLDKNALARPADAHVLHEELAALTLPASGDTSSPHAANATIPGAALSGEAMQLLCVVVAVPGDAQAPRDAQVHAETERSPGVARTALRARLIGLGVRVEWLADGSLAIVVPPSQSAIDQATQGARCALVIKEAWPEARVALTTGRGLFKNRLPVGEAIDRAVSLLHARIEKERAAPSPAETLGVLIDELSAKLLESRFSIESTGVRWRLHSERAGGVDASRPLLGKPTPCVGREQELSILGATIDGCIENAEPRVVLVISPPGVGKSRLKHELLRRLRARSLDIELIDARGTPMTAGSPYGLFVDVLRGLSDMCVGDPMPLQGEKLRARVGRHLPPKDAERVAEFLAVSCGLTASEPSAALLAAQSDPKLMNEKIQEAFLRFFRAECAARPCLLVLEDLHWGDPASVRLVDTALGELKELPFCVLAFARPEVTHIFPKIWERRSIQQIRLAALGKKAAERLVAAVLGADVAKSAVARIVEQAAGNALFLEELIRAAAEGKSEEHPDTVLAMLQARLSCLDPAIRRVLCAASVFGQTFWRGGVSALLGEERTVQQTDGWLNEIVQAELVEKQPTSRFAGEVEYRFRHALLRDATYDLLAKDDRTLGHRLALSYLERAGETEPVVLAAHAYRGGDMERATHHYLRAAEQSYQRDDHDGLWSAVERGLACGASGAVRGQLLALKLEVCFWREGWEAQSRMGREALELLPRGSVPWCRVLSFLAHALPNMDMGQEMTVLESAIWGTDPEPGAEASYCQAASMIFHMLTMMGRLERALRVRVRLDAFTPRVPESALYELGYVYNGRSTFEYFLGDDPFLAYADSIRMEAAFAGASARRWQRIGQIVLGIGLSAVGAAEDGERELREVIRRGLDANDPWSVTLARLYLARLLAERCKPEQRDELISLARQLIELQGTNGVVGPAYGALSRGLLAEGRLAEAWEATESALARMADFRCWRPEVHRTRIEIRLREGHPEAIRSAAEEGLRCITHLGGCVGHSEIPLRLAIAEALAADGDMEAARRGLEATLWVIERRAAKIEDADFKERYLAVPEHVRARELGRVWLS